In Nitrospirota bacterium, one DNA window encodes the following:
- the pstB gene encoding phosphate ABC transporter ATP-binding protein PstB → MTEKIEIEVKDLNFYYNGDVHALKGISLPIKKYHVTALIGPSGCGKTTLLRCFNRMHDLYPRHRYGGEIIFQDRNILANDVDLINLRSRIGMVFQKPTPFPMSIAENIAYGLRLKGVRNKSELIGRIEQALKHAALWEEVRDKMNANAFDLSGGQQQRLVIARALAVEPEVLLFDEPTSALDPISTAKIEELVVKLKKDVTIIIVTHNMQQAARVSDMTGFLYMGELIEHGTTEKIFTTPDKKQTDDYITGRFG, encoded by the coding sequence TTGACGGAAAAGATCGAGATCGAGGTCAAAGACCTGAACTTCTATTATAACGGCGATGTCCATGCCCTGAAAGGCATCTCCCTGCCGATCAAAAAATACCATGTCACGGCGCTCATCGGGCCTTCAGGCTGCGGGAAAACCACGCTCCTCCGCTGCTTCAACCGCATGCACGATCTCTATCCAAGGCACCGGTATGGCGGCGAGATCATCTTCCAGGACAGGAATATCCTCGCGAATGACGTGGATCTCATCAACTTGAGGAGCCGCATCGGCATGGTTTTCCAGAAGCCGACCCCTTTCCCCATGTCCATAGCCGAGAACATAGCCTATGGCCTCAGGCTGAAAGGGGTCCGGAACAAATCTGAACTTATCGGCCGCATCGAACAGGCGCTCAAGCATGCGGCCCTCTGGGAAGAGGTCAGGGACAAGATGAACGCGAATGCATTCGACCTCTCGGGCGGCCAGCAGCAGCGCCTCGTCATCGCGCGCGCCCTTGCCGTAGAACCGGAAGTATTGCTTTTCGACGAACCGACATCGGCGCTCGACCCCATCTCCACGGCAAAGATCGAGGAACTGGTCGTCAAGCTGAAAAAAGACGTCACGATCATCATCGTGACCCATAACATGCAACAGGCCGCCCGGGTGTCGGACATGACCGGCTTCCTGTACATGGGCGAGCTGATCGAGCACGGCACCACGGAGAAGATATTCACCACGCCGGACAAGAAGCAGACCGACGACTACATCACGGGAAGGTTCGGGTAA